The window AATACTCGCACGGGTTATatgtggcaaaaaagggatgaagTTCAGTTGGatgtttcttcccccttggtGTTGATAATTCTCATATGTGCTACGTCGTGGCAGCGGTACGCGCAGCGGAATTACAGCCCTGCTCGGACGAATGCATTCATGCACATGTAGTCGCGCGAGTCGTCGTGCACGGAATGCACATGTGCTGCTGTATATAATATCCCCTGAGGAAAATATCAAACGATAAACCacgtcagaaaaaaaaaacgtgcaactaaaaaggtgcaaaatgctcgcaaaaaaaaaggggaacaaacaGACAGCGAAAcgaaacgggaaaaaaaaaaggcaaaacgaaTCTTGCgattttcccctcttttacTGTTACAACGTGTTATCACGTGTCATTATGCATCGAAAGGCAATAAATGTAGCACGGCATGATATGATACAGCACAGTACATTACAgtatgataaaatataacatagcGAGGCATAATACAATGCGGCATAGTATAGTGTAGCCTCGTATAATGCGGCGTCATTTAATATATGACATGCGTCGATGGCGTTGTCAACCTATGCGTCATGCAGCGTTAACATTTTCACGATGGCGAATTACAGGGATACTGTTCCGCTTTGCTAATGGCGTGTTATCATATGTCGTATCATATCACGCAAGTTAAAAACTTATGCagattttcataaaattgacATTTCATACACGGTGGAtgcaatatatatacaatatatgtacaatatatgtacagcatatatacaatatatatactatatatgtacaatatatatgcatcaaaataactcgccaaaaaaaaaaaaaaaaagcgcaatGGAACGCAAAACTTGatggaaaatgagaaaattattCAGATTATNNNNNNNNNNNNNNNNNNNNNNNNNNNNNNNNNNNNNNNNNNNNNNNNNNNNNNNNNNNNNNNNNNNNNNNNNNNNNNNNNNNNNNNNNNNNNNNNNNNNgaaaaagaaaaaaaaaaaagaaaaaaaaaagaaagaagaaaaaaaacatataaatcaatctgcattctttttttctgttctctGAATTGCTATCTGCACAGCCATAAACAAAGCTATTCTCACCTAACGGGGGTGAGCGCCTGCTGAGTTGGTGGCACATATCATCATATATCCGTCATACGCTTTATATCGTAATAAATCTCCGTAGgcgcattttttattctttaagcgtatataacattatatatattattttatatacacatgAGTGCAATGGGTACCAGTTGgggattattttttcgtattgCATCATAcgctacattttttttttttttttttcattgatatattatttctcccttttgcctATGGTgggaaattttgttttcaaaaCTGTTGCTACAttggaacaaaatttacaattttttttttttttagcaaggGAAACCGCggggaatataaaaacaacGTATTCATTCCATCGCAAAACGTGTACATCCGTTTTACCACTGTTGTATTCGCGAAATAGACGCATTTGATTTTTGCCAAGTGGGGAACAACGTAAAATTTATCCGAGTAAGGAACAACAGAGTAGAAAAATTTGTAACGTCCCCGAGTTTGTTGCATGTTAAACTTACCTTCTCttcaaaaggaagaaaggaggtttttttttttttttttttttatttgcggCTCAGAAAGGCTATCCTACTGTTTATACCAACATAGCACATGCGAGCGCAGCGTGATGGCTGGAATTGGTCCCTTCCCCTCTCTGTGGAAAAGCGCTTCTCAAAGTAGAGAACTAACTGCACGTGTATGCGGCGTTCGCGGGGTGATACCCACCCAATGGGGCATCACTGCGTAAACCCCAGGAGACAGGCCCAGGTTGGCAATAAAAGGAGATGCATTGGGGACGGGGGGAAGCttacaaaagggggatgTTTCTCTGCACCGTcacattttccccccccagggAGAGTTATTCTGTACATattgtgtacataaaaatttttaggaAGCAAAGTTGGATAACGGATTGAGGGGACAAACAAACACACGCGCACGTCATATAGTCATGGGTGTTAATGCAGACGACCACGCAAAGGTGCACCTTTATAGGTATGCCCCCCTCTCGTGACACGCACGTGGGTTTAGGTTAAGTGCGAAATTCGGAtggggggaaacaaatttacaaaaaaaagggaacttcATCACCAGTGCACAATTTTCGATTTTTAACGGTCGGAGTGGACACCTCGTTATGCCTcccacccaaaaaaaaaaaaaaaaaaattaaacacgAAAGAGGAACGTGCGTTTGTTCATGTCTGCAATGTAGAGCGCACTTTTTAATGCTAATGGGAAAGTTGGCAAAATCCCTTGGCACGTCTCTCCGTTTGATACGAACTTCCCTGTGcctgctttattttttcagtcAAATTGGACCCCCTCTGAAAAGACGTCCTTCAGGTTAAACTCCGCCACGTACATGAGCTTGCTGGGGGAGACCTTCCTAATctgcgaaggggaaaaaaaaggggggtggtCATGCAGGAGTGGTCATGCAGGAGTGGTCATGCAGGAGTTGTCACGCAGGAGTTGTCACGCAGGAGTGGTCACGCAGGAGTGGTCACGCAGGAGTGGTCACACAAGTGGGTGCTGCAAAGCTGCCCATGTAGGCCGGTGGTGCGCGGCAGAACTGGGCGCACTTCGACGGACGCACCTCCGTAATCTTCATCTCCCGCGGGAGGCCCCTCAACTGCATCCGTATATTCCGCTCGGCATCCTCGTAAAACAATTCCGGCTTGGAAAAGAAGTAGCAGTGTATAAAAACGTTCCTCATTTGACCACGTCGATATTTTCCCGGGGTGTCCTTCTGATCGGTACTGTACATATCCAGAAGTTCCCGAAAAACATCCAAAAATTCAAAGGCCGTTTGTGGCAAATTCATAAGCACATGAACATCTCCATAGACACCAAGGTTAATGTCTACTTTGTGtgtttcgttttttgttGGTGCATCTTCTGCTGTCTTCTCCGCATCGCTTCTTGTTGGCGCATCTTCTGCTGTCTTCTCCGCATCGCTTCTTGTTCGCTGTGGGTGGAGGtcctctcccccctcgtGGGTTGCTGGTACCTCCAAGGGGCGTTCCTCTAATGAACCATTTGCATCACCATGAGCgagtttctttttcttgtcatGGGTGTCATTCACAGGGGGTGTTCCATTCATAAGGCAATTTCGGTCACTCCCccgtttctttctttttcccgcATCAACAAGGGTATGATCCGTACAGTTCACAAAATCGAGCGAGATGTTTCTCCAATTCTGCTCACTTAGTTCCATTGTCAAAGTGGATGTCTCATAGGAAAAGATTTCCAACCGAAGCAGCATGTGGACGAAGGTCCTGGCGTCCAAGTTATACGTAAAaatgcttttccttttattcaACTTAATATTaatgttcataaaattataagcatGCATATTAATGTCGTTTGAGAAAcataagcaattttttttactgagGTGTAGACTGAATATACCAACTCCAGCAAAGAGGTCCACAATAATGGAGCTTTCCTGAACGAGGTCATATATTCgatctctttctttttttaattttgaattcCAATATATTAGTTCATAATTTAGTTTAACTTTGATATCATTTTCTTTCAACATGGtcaggtaatttttttctcctgccAATAATTCTATGTTGAATGTcctgtgcatattttttagagAGTCTTTTTTATTGATAACTgtttttatgcttttatttttgtcaagAATAATTTCTgcaattacttttttttgattttcaaAACGTTCACAAAAATTTAGGTGAGCTATGTGTCCGATCATTTCGTATTTGTGGATGACTTCACTCTCCGAGGGGAACACCTTTTTCAATATTTCGGAAGTGTTCATATTTTCGTACCCAAACTGCAGCTGGATTATTCTGACTTTAatgccttctttttttataactcgGAAGAGTTCctccagggggggggagggcgcATCCTTAGGTCTCTTCGGGGTAGCCCCTTCTTCGCACGCCGCAGCGTCCTCCGCAGTAAT of the Plasmodium cynomolgi strain B DNA, chromosome 7, whole genome shotgun sequence genome contains:
- a CDS encoding Met-10+ domain containing protein (putative), with translation MHNSVDIKTLSDVKEKVKHEKRTHCLVLNKYKVNEVLKNKDAKIWFLNIFRFPSVLKLSEYQGRLIETGHYDGEVLRFIHSYVERLGGGGAQVSAKANGKVDDYRLIPLNARFNKALHELMQREGKDVMEGVDMCPEEGDERGDGAEGITAEDAAACEEGATPKRPKDAPSPPLEELFRVIKKEGIKVRIIQLQFGYENMNTSEILKKVFPSESEVIHKYEMIGHIAHLNFCERFENQKKVIAEIILDKNKSIKTVINKKDSLKNMHRTFNIELLAGEKNYLTMLKENDIKVKLNYELIYWNSKLKKERDRIYDLVQESSIIVDLFAGVGIFSLHLSKKNCLCFSNDINMHAYNFMNINIKLNKRKSIFTYNLDARTFVHMLLRLEIFSYETSTLTMELSEQNWRNISLDFVNCTDHTLVDAGKRKKRGSDRNCLMNGTPPVNDTHDKKKKLAHGDANGSLEERPLEVPATHEGGEDLHPQRTRSDAEKTAEDAPTRSDAEKTAEDAPTKNETHKVDINLGVYGDVHVLMNLPQTAFEFLDVFRELLDMYSTDQKDTPGKYRRGQMRNVFIHCYFFSKPELFYEDAERNIRMQLRGLPREMKITEIRKVSPSKLMYVAEFNLKDVFSEGVQFD